The Alkalihalophilus pseudofirmus nucleotide sequence CACTTGTGTTGAATCGAGATCTTACAGGGAAGGTGAGTCACACCTATACAGGAGATGGATTTATAAGAGAAGAGGGCATAGCGAAAGGAATCTCTAAAGATCCTCAAAAAGTGAAGAGAGTATCAAAACAATATTAAGAAAAGAAGTGATAAGATGGTTTTTGCGAAGCAGCCAAAGATTCCAGTTACCATATTAACAGGTTACCTAGGAGCAGGGAAAACAACGTTGCTCAATCGTATCCTTACTGAAAAGCATCAGAAAAAGATAGCTGTCATTGTAAATGAATATGGAGAAGTAGGAATTGATAATCAGCTAGTGGTGGATTCTGAAGAAGAGATAGTAGAGATGAACAATGGATGCATCTGTTGTACAGTACGGGGCGATCTAATTAAAATCTTACGAACCTTACACTATTCAATGGAGCAAGGCCGTATGCATTTTGATCAGGTGATTATTGAAACGACCGGATTAGCTGATCCAGCACCTGTAGCGCAGACATTTTTCGTTGATGAAGTATTAAGTGATGTCTTTGAGGTAGATAGTATCATTACAGTTGTTGACAGTAAACATATTACGAAGCACTTAGATAAAAAGGATGAAGCGCAGGAACAAATTGCCTTTGCAGACGTCATTATTTTTAATAAACAAGATTTAATCAGTAAAGATGAAATAAAGAAACT carries:
- a CDS encoding CobW family GTP-binding protein, whose product is MVFAKQPKIPVTILTGYLGAGKTTLLNRILTEKHQKKIAVIVNEYGEVGIDNQLVVDSEEEIVEMNNGCICCTVRGDLIKILRTLHYSMEQGRMHFDQVIIETTGLADPAPVAQTFFVDEVLSDVFEVDSIITVVDSKHITKHLDKKDEAQEQIAFADVIIFNKQDLISKDEIKKLEARVSQMNPTAKRLYAENCQIPLNDILNIHTFNVDHKLNVNPHFLDDHHHHHDDRVSSIAFTEERPLDMSKVDRWMSYLVQEKGEDLLRYKGILNIEGMKERIVFQGLHMLFTGKPDKKWSEGEKRKTELVFIGRNLDKIELENQFRECISSR